One Carassius auratus strain Wakin chromosome 44, ASM336829v1, whole genome shotgun sequence genomic window carries:
- the LOC113062214 gene encoding uncharacterized protein LOC113062214 isoform X2, translated as MASQTINFTTWNVNGLKRQRDQKFQKLQNADVVFLQETHIGVGDEHIIEGLKNKWHIFYTTYMSRKGSAILVKKTLDFEYISDEKDDCGAYVVLKCKVKSQLYTLVSVYNHGTDKKTLDKLSSYLQSMTTGLLVIGGDFNTVLNPFIDKDNSKRVTDTSIHRKLRFCVKKFLKSLQLVDVWRRKNPVNQNYTFNSQVASRLDYFFFPEECMWRVRSCQIRDSGMRDHRPVYLEMGNVLFQKDLHVQLFSQLFNHKKHILTYETGSSLGKESPHALSEVDIVSAVNSLQVSDTPRPDGIPVSFYKDNIQVIIPYIKMIYDRIHSGSFNCSEKHFNETVKSPHDNSQHFFNVDYLVIATILARRLDDYLESQSKGRVPKDLATVMITPKTFCTEMRLSHIQDEIEKQKRSNPTLYQDFLIVKNLLRDAPEADTESVDDSSERDKLLDQGCPLTPVLIMLALKLFGSALAGHLKQQDILVFKESVILCIQPEDLEKVLAAVMERANEVFYVKELYRGNFNGEQLKCIGNEFKDKDCAEMDAETFVNTEEESKASWTSREDEEDDFVIHKEENISVEGDGRHTMYAVVTLQDSDEVVVAPTNWLSLDKKQCYWPPFKSPDKCMEAVQNRIKTETGGKPWEKLNISFHREHDTFEKAKEGQKETKEQKERTPHFTQQRRMSSSKC; from the exons ATGGCTTCACAGACCATAAACTTCACCACCTGGAATGTTAACGGACTTAAAAGACAAAGAGATCAGAAATTTCAAAAACTACAAAATGCTGACGTTGTTTTCTTACAAGAGACACACATTGGAGTAGGAGATGAACATATTATAGAAGGTCTAAAAAACAAGTGGCATATTTTCTACACAACGTATATGTCCCGAAAGGGATCAGCCATACTAGTGAAGAAAACACTGGATTTTGAATACATAAGTGATGAAAAAGATGACTGTGGAGCTTATGTTGTGCTGAAATGTAAAGTGAAAAGTCAGCTGTACACACTGGTTAGTGTTTATAACCATGGCACAGACAAAAAAACCCTTGATAAACTTTCAAGCTACCTGCAGTCAATGACCACAGGACTGCTGGTGATCGGTGGAGATTTCAACACAGTTCTGAATCCATTTATTGACAAAGACAATTCAAAAAGGGTGACAGATACCTCAATCCACAGAAAGCTGCGCTTTTGTGTGAAAAAGTTCCTGAAATCTCTTCAGCTGGTTGATGTCTGGAGAAGAAAGAATCCTGTAAATCAAAATTATACGTTCAATAGTCAAGTTGCTTCCAGGCTAGATTATTTCTTCTTTCCAGAAGAATGCATGTGGCGTGTCAGAAGTTGTCAAATCAGAGACTCAGGGATGCGCGATCATCGTCCTGTGTACTTGGAAATGGGAAATGTACTTTTTCAGAAAGATCTCCACGTACAATTATTCTCCCAACTATTTAATCATAAAAAGCATATTTTGACATATGAGACAGGTTCATCACTGGGTAAAGAAAGCCCACATGCACTCAGTGAAGTTGATATTGTTTCagctgtaaattctcttcaagtgtcaGACACACCGAGACCAGACGGCATCCCAGTTTCCTTCTACAAAGACAACATTCAGGTTATAATTCCATACATAAAGATGATCTATGACAGAATCCACAGCGGTTCATTTAACTGCTCTGAGAAACACTTTAATGAAACTGTGAAAAGTCCCCATGACAATAGTCAACACTTCTTTAACGTTGATTACCTTGTCATTGCAACCATTCTGGCCAGACGTCTAGATGATTACTTGGAGTCTCAGTCAAAGGGTCGGGTACCAAAAGATTTAGCTACTGTCATGATCACTCCCAAAACATTCTGCACTGAGATGAGGTTGTCTCATATTCAGGACGAAATAGAAAAGCAAAAACGGTCAAACCCAACTCTGTATCAGGATTTTCTCATTGTGAAAAACCTCCTCAGAGATGCACCAGAAGCAGATACTGAATCTGTAGATGATTCAAGCGAGAGAGACAAACTGCTGGATCAGGGCTGCCCTTTGACCCCAGTTCTCATTATGCTGGCTTTGAAATTATTTGGCTCTGCATTAGCTGGGCATTTAAAACAGCAGGATATTCTAGTTTTCAAAGAAAGCGTGATACTTTGCATCCAACCTGAGGACCTTGAGAAAGTATTAGCTGCTGTGATGGAAAGAGCTAATGAAGTGTTTTATGTTAAGGAATTATACAGAGGAAATTTTAATGGTGAACAATTAAAGTGTATAGGAAATGAGTTTAAGGATAAAGATTGTGCTGAAATGGATGCAGAAACATTTGTAAACACAGAGGAAGAATCAAAAGCCAGTTGGACTAGTAGAGAGGATGAAGAGGATGATTTTGTAATACATAAGGAAGAAAACATTTCAGTGGAGGGTGATGGAAG GCACACCATGTATGCAGTTGTTACTCTGCAAGACTCAGATGAGGTGGTGGTGGCACCAACAAACTGGCTGAGCCTAGACAAGAAACAATGTTACTGGCCCCCATTCAAATCACCAGACAAGTGCATGGAAGCTGTTCAGAACAGAATTAAAACTGAAACAGGAGGGAAACCATGGGAGAAACTGAACATTAGCTTTCACAGAGAACATG ACACTTTTGAGAAGGCAAAAGAGGGGCAAAAAGAAACCAAAGAACAGAAAGAACG CACACCTCATTTTACACAACAGAGAAGGATGAGCTCCTCCAAATGCTGA
- the LOC113062214 gene encoding uncharacterized protein LOC113062214 isoform X1: MASQTINFTTWNVNGLKRQRDQKFQKLQNADVVFLQETHIGVGDEHIIEGLKNKWHIFYTTYMSRKGSAILVKKTLDFEYISDEKDDCGAYVVLKCKVKSQLYTLVSVYNHGTDKKTLDKLSSYLQSMTTGLLVIGGDFNTVLNPFIDKDNSKRVTDTSIHRKLRFCVKKFLKSLQLVDVWRRKNPVNQNYTFNSQVASRLDYFFFPEECMWRVRSCQIRDSGMRDHRPVYLEMGNVLFQKDLHVQLFSQLFNHKKHILTYETGSSLGKESPHALSEVDIVSAVNSLQVSDTPRPDGIPVSFYKDNIQVIIPYIKMIYDRIHSGSFNCSEKHFNETVKSPHDNSQHFFNVDYLVIATILARRLDDYLESQSKGRVPKDLATVMITPKTFCTEMRLSHIQDEIEKQKRSNPTLYQDFLIVKNLLRDAPEADTESVDDSSERDKLLDQGCPLTPVLIMLALKLFGSALAGHLKQQDILVFKESVILCIQPEDLEKVLAAVMERANEVFYVKELYRGNFNGEQLKCIGNEFKDKDCAEMDAETFVNTEEESKASWTSREDEEDDFVIHKEENISVEGDGRHTMYAVVTLQDSDEVVVAPTNWLSLDKKQCYWPPFKSPDKCMEAVQNRIKTETGGKPWEKLNISFHREHDTFEKAKEGQKETKEQKERSYLLATGFPGILKRQRLESTQGMSNNYLQPLPAVTPASTSRMTADEKDELLQMLRDIKSTVQENRAMLKKLLKDNTVSEAPSSTSVPSKAIKANLKLPLGTFEDLAMSEKELSTATTRKKYVKFLSGLGGFGPKDVIKNIMQQVITDDLAKEFNWQGRGEKRPFSHLSLTDVIRDAAFKRSVNRAECENEIKKYLSYTADRLGRKRLREQGGPGLENPNEISPSLMPETEIPWDILGF; encoded by the exons ATGGCTTCACAGACCATAAACTTCACCACCTGGAATGTTAACGGACTTAAAAGACAAAGAGATCAGAAATTTCAAAAACTACAAAATGCTGACGTTGTTTTCTTACAAGAGACACACATTGGAGTAGGAGATGAACATATTATAGAAGGTCTAAAAAACAAGTGGCATATTTTCTACACAACGTATATGTCCCGAAAGGGATCAGCCATACTAGTGAAGAAAACACTGGATTTTGAATACATAAGTGATGAAAAAGATGACTGTGGAGCTTATGTTGTGCTGAAATGTAAAGTGAAAAGTCAGCTGTACACACTGGTTAGTGTTTATAACCATGGCACAGACAAAAAAACCCTTGATAAACTTTCAAGCTACCTGCAGTCAATGACCACAGGACTGCTGGTGATCGGTGGAGATTTCAACACAGTTCTGAATCCATTTATTGACAAAGACAATTCAAAAAGGGTGACAGATACCTCAATCCACAGAAAGCTGCGCTTTTGTGTGAAAAAGTTCCTGAAATCTCTTCAGCTGGTTGATGTCTGGAGAAGAAAGAATCCTGTAAATCAAAATTATACGTTCAATAGTCAAGTTGCTTCCAGGCTAGATTATTTCTTCTTTCCAGAAGAATGCATGTGGCGTGTCAGAAGTTGTCAAATCAGAGACTCAGGGATGCGCGATCATCGTCCTGTGTACTTGGAAATGGGAAATGTACTTTTTCAGAAAGATCTCCACGTACAATTATTCTCCCAACTATTTAATCATAAAAAGCATATTTTGACATATGAGACAGGTTCATCACTGGGTAAAGAAAGCCCACATGCACTCAGTGAAGTTGATATTGTTTCagctgtaaattctcttcaagtgtcaGACACACCGAGACCAGACGGCATCCCAGTTTCCTTCTACAAAGACAACATTCAGGTTATAATTCCATACATAAAGATGATCTATGACAGAATCCACAGCGGTTCATTTAACTGCTCTGAGAAACACTTTAATGAAACTGTGAAAAGTCCCCATGACAATAGTCAACACTTCTTTAACGTTGATTACCTTGTCATTGCAACCATTCTGGCCAGACGTCTAGATGATTACTTGGAGTCTCAGTCAAAGGGTCGGGTACCAAAAGATTTAGCTACTGTCATGATCACTCCCAAAACATTCTGCACTGAGATGAGGTTGTCTCATATTCAGGACGAAATAGAAAAGCAAAAACGGTCAAACCCAACTCTGTATCAGGATTTTCTCATTGTGAAAAACCTCCTCAGAGATGCACCAGAAGCAGATACTGAATCTGTAGATGATTCAAGCGAGAGAGACAAACTGCTGGATCAGGGCTGCCCTTTGACCCCAGTTCTCATTATGCTGGCTTTGAAATTATTTGGCTCTGCATTAGCTGGGCATTTAAAACAGCAGGATATTCTAGTTTTCAAAGAAAGCGTGATACTTTGCATCCAACCTGAGGACCTTGAGAAAGTATTAGCTGCTGTGATGGAAAGAGCTAATGAAGTGTTTTATGTTAAGGAATTATACAGAGGAAATTTTAATGGTGAACAATTAAAGTGTATAGGAAATGAGTTTAAGGATAAAGATTGTGCTGAAATGGATGCAGAAACATTTGTAAACACAGAGGAAGAATCAAAAGCCAGTTGGACTAGTAGAGAGGATGAAGAGGATGATTTTGTAATACATAAGGAAGAAAACATTTCAGTGGAGGGTGATGGAAG GCACACCATGTATGCAGTTGTTACTCTGCAAGACTCAGATGAGGTGGTGGTGGCACCAACAAACTGGCTGAGCCTAGACAAGAAACAATGTTACTGGCCCCCATTCAAATCACCAGACAAGTGCATGGAAGCTGTTCAGAACAGAATTAAAACTGAAACAGGAGGGAAACCATGGGAGAAACTGAACATTAGCTTTCACAGAGAACATG ACACTTTTGAGAAGGCAAAAGAGGGGCAAAAAGAAACCAAAGAACAGAAAGAACG GTCATATCTATTAGCCACTGGATTCCCTGGAATACTAAAAAGACAAAGACTTGAAAGCACTCAAGGAATGTCAAATAATTATCTACAACCACTTCCTGCAGTAACACCTGCATCGACATCCAGAATGACAGCTGATG AGAAGGATGAGCTCCTCCAAATGCTGAGAGACATCAAGAGCACGGTTCAGGAAAACCGTGCTATGTTAAAGAAACTACTAAAAGACAATACAGTTTCTGAAGCCCCCAGCAGTACAAGCGTGCCTTCAAAAGCTATTAAAGCAAACCTAAAACTGCCTCTTGGAACCTTTGAAGATTTGGCCATGAGTGAAAAAGAGCTCAGCACCGCAACAACACGGAAAAAATAT GTAAAATTTTTGTCAGGACTTGGAGGTTTTGGCCCCAAGGATGTGATTAAGAATATTATGCAGCAAGTTATAACAGATGATCTGGCTAAGGAGTTCAACTGGCAGGGGAGAGGAGAAAAAAGACCCTTCTCTCATCTTAGTTTAACAGATGTGATCCGAG ATGCTGCATTCAAACGAAGTGTAAACAGGGCtgagtgtgaaaatgaaataaaaaaatatttgagttaCACAGCTGACAGACTCGGTCGGAAGCGACTAAGAGAACAAGGAG GTCCTGGGCTTGAGAATCCAAATGAGATTTCCCCCTCACTGATGCCAGAGACAGAAATACCTTGGGACATTTTGGGATTTTGA
- the LOC113062214 gene encoding uncharacterized protein LOC113062214 isoform X3: protein MYAVVTLQDSDEVVVAPTNWLSLDKKQCYWPPFKSPDKCMEAVQNRIKTETGGKPWEKLNISFHREHDTFEKAKEGQKETKEQKERSYLLATGFPGILKRQRLESTQGMSNNYLQPLPAVTPASTSRMTADEKDELLQMLRDIKSTVQENRAMLKKLLKDNTVSEAPSSTSVPSKAIKANLKLPLGTFEDLAMSEKELSTATTRKKYVKFLSGLGGFGPKDVIKNIMQQVITDDLAKEFNWQGRGEKRPFSHLSLTDVIRDAAFKRSVNRAECENEIKKYLSYTADRLGRKRLREQGGPGLENPNEISPSLMPETEIPWDILGF, encoded by the exons ATGTATGCAGTTGTTACTCTGCAAGACTCAGATGAGGTGGTGGTGGCACCAACAAACTGGCTGAGCCTAGACAAGAAACAATGTTACTGGCCCCCATTCAAATCACCAGACAAGTGCATGGAAGCTGTTCAGAACAGAATTAAAACTGAAACAGGAGGGAAACCATGGGAGAAACTGAACATTAGCTTTCACAGAGAACATG ACACTTTTGAGAAGGCAAAAGAGGGGCAAAAAGAAACCAAAGAACAGAAAGAACG GTCATATCTATTAGCCACTGGATTCCCTGGAATACTAAAAAGACAAAGACTTGAAAGCACTCAAGGAATGTCAAATAATTATCTACAACCACTTCCTGCAGTAACACCTGCATCGACATCCAGAATGACAGCTGATG AGAAGGATGAGCTCCTCCAAATGCTGAGAGACATCAAGAGCACGGTTCAGGAAAACCGTGCTATGTTAAAGAAACTACTAAAAGACAATACAGTTTCTGAAGCCCCCAGCAGTACAAGCGTGCCTTCAAAAGCTATTAAAGCAAACCTAAAACTGCCTCTTGGAACCTTTGAAGATTTGGCCATGAGTGAAAAAGAGCTCAGCACCGCAACAACACGGAAAAAATAT GTAAAATTTTTGTCAGGACTTGGAGGTTTTGGCCCCAAGGATGTGATTAAGAATATTATGCAGCAAGTTATAACAGATGATCTGGCTAAGGAGTTCAACTGGCAGGGGAGAGGAGAAAAAAGACCCTTCTCTCATCTTAGTTTAACAGATGTGATCCGAG ATGCTGCATTCAAACGAAGTGTAAACAGGGCtgagtgtgaaaatgaaataaaaaaatatttgagttaCACAGCTGACAGACTCGGTCGGAAGCGACTAAGAGAACAAGGAG GTCCTGGGCTTGAGAATCCAAATGAGATTTCCCCCTCACTGATGCCAGAGACAGAAATACCTTGGGACATTTTGGGATTTTGA